TAGAGTCTCTGGCTGATTCAAACTAGGTTGGTTGTAATGCTGTTGGTGAAGATTTCTGAACTAGAAGATGAACAAAGATAAGCTAAAGAGTCTCCCCAAGGGGTTTTTCTTTGGGCAAGACACTCTAATACTTAAGtcagaaaaggaagaagagaaaactaAGAATTTTGGGAATTAGAACTCTTAGGGAAAGAATATGAAAATTGTGAATGAATCTTTTACCTAATTGGGATGCCTTTTTATAGTAGCAACCTAACTCTAATTCATGCTGGAATTGGAGTCTGGTCTTTTATGGAAATTAGAGGACGTCCACCTTTGTTTTTCGAGTTGAGTTAGGAGTTTTTTCTAAAGATTCCTGTTCCATTTTTTAGGGACTGTTTTGCCCCTGACTTAAGCCAAGATATGTATCTCGGCATCGAAGTGTGTATCTCGGGGTCGAGATGTGTGCAAGGTTTTGTATTTTTCCATTCTATGGACTTTTGGGCTGGGTCATGATAAGGTTTACCGAGGTATGTCATCTAATACTTATTTGAAGGCTGTCACACGTAAGTTTTTTATTGTTGGGTGATTTTGGTATCATCATATGCTCCTCAGACCTACATCGAGTCGAACTTGTTTGGTCGATTTGGAGGTCTGCGTAAGTCATAACAATTTTGGAACGATTTTAATATACAATACCTTAGAAATGATTTTGATATTTACGAATTAGAAAGTACTTGATTGATTGTCCATCCATAGAGATACAGTTCACCTCCATACGTGGACAATGTCTAGTGGGTCCCAATAAAACCCGGTTCAGTTTACATCTCTCAGACCGGATCACTTATGAGAGAGGCGGCCAAAGGAGACGTGAAATTGAAGACGGGACCTTTATTAAGGCTGAGAGAGCCTTCACTTTTTGAAATGCAAACTTTACATAAAATTATTGGAATTACGAAAATGGACCCAAAATAATTGGCATCGCACCAACCGTCGGATTAGGAAACAATGACGACATCATGTGAATAAGGTCATATTGGACAGCTAGGATACAGTGGGTGCCGAAAGACCAAGAATATAAACAACGGGAGTTGGTATTCGGTTCGGGCTTTTGTTTTGATTAATCGACTCTCTCAAACATCACGTCGGAGCCTCTGTTCCTGTCAATCGGAGCTCTCTTTCATCGGATCGGATTACAAATCGGTACGAGTCGTAAATTCACCTCCCCCTAATTGATTTTGGATTGTTTTGTTCTGTCGAATTTATCTTCCCTCTGAATTATTCATTCCAGAAATTTGTTTTTGATGTTAATTTcgatttagttttttttcttttttttttcgttttcattttttttccgaagaatttcaaatgattttttttttcttttgcaattgCTATTAGAGAGATTAAGAGATATTTTTCTAAGGCTAAACTGTATAGATTCGAATGGTCTTGATTCGATTCTCACTGGAGTAATATATTTATTGCTACGAGTTAAGCTTTCGCACGagaaaattctatgcatgctgATTTAGGAATTTATACTTATATCGAATGTATGGAGAACCTGAGTTTAAGCTCATAAACGGTTCGAATTTAAGTTAGATGTATAAAAGGTAAAAGGCTTGTATTGTGGTTTTGagattaagatattttttaagaATTTAGAAAATATCTTATGGTGTATCTTTTTGGGTTAAATTGTATAAATTCGAAGGGTCTTGATTCGATTTTCATTCAAGTAATATCTTTATGCTTACGATTGAACTTTCGTGTGAGAAAATTTTATGCATATTGACAATTTAAAAATTTAGACCTATATCGAATGTATAGATGGTTTGAGTTTAAATCCGTTCGAGTTTAAGTTGTATGTATAAGAGAAAACTTATAAGAAGCGGCCTTTTTGAGAttaagatattttctaagaattTAGATCGAATTAAAttgatatttttaaatttttgcttaaaaatggaaaacaaaCGGCATATCTGGATTCTTCTGATGGGGGTATTTCCGTCTCCTACGGGAATTATTAGAAATTATTTTCCAACTAATGATTTGGTAATTTGATTTTAAGGAAGTCGGTATAAACGAAATCAATATATAGCGGAGTCTCTGATCTTTCGAACTGTTCTCTCAGATTTCCCAGGATAATCAAATTCCTCGAATACACAACGATCCACCCCGAGAAActttcaaaaccctaaccctagttctttttttttagcaGAGAAAGCAAGCTAATCAACGATGGGTTCGGAGCAGAACGAAGGCACAAGCTTTCCACCAGCGGAACCAAAGCTTTGCGTCAACGGCTGCGGCTTCTTCGGCACGCCTTCCAACATGAATCTCTGCTCCAAGTGCTATCGTGATCTTCGTGCCGAGGAGGAACGGGAGGCTTCTGCGATAGCCGCCGTGGAGAAATCTTTCAGTTTCAAAGCGAAAGAATCGGCTGTGGTTGATGCTGTCTCTTTGGTGGATGTTGAGCCGGCAGAACCTGTGACTGCGCTGGCGGTGGTTTCTTCCGAATCTTCGTCGTCTGGCGGTGATCAGGCCCCGCCCAAGGGGCCTACCAGGTGTGTTAGTTGCAACAAGAGGGTTGGATTGACGGGTTTCAAGTGCAAGTGCGGCAGCACTTACTGTGGGATGCATCGGTACCCTGAGCAGCATGAGTGTACCTTTGATTACAGGACCTCTGGCCGTGATGCAATTGCAAAGGCAAATCCTCTTGTTAAGGCTGACAAAGTTGAGAGGTTCTGATCGAATCTGAATTTCTGGGTAAATTTGGTATTTTTTTAAGGACCTTGCTTTGTTGGTTTCGGTTTCTATCTGGTCAGTAGTAAGTGGGTCAATGGGTCTTTTGTTGTGGGGTGGGGATGGGGTCTTTTATTGTTGGGGTGGATTTTCGATTCCTTAATAAAGCGAATGACTTAATTTTTAGttgctgtgttttttttttaatgccttTGGCTTTCTTCTTCTGCTTGATAAGAAGCTTCGCAATATTTCTGTATCTTTTCTTCCTCTATACGTATGTTCTCCCGGTATATGCTATTGCTGGCATTATTTAGCTAGTCCGGAGTTCTacttttatttcaatatatGCCTTAGTGTTTAATATATTCGAAACATTCAATCTCCCCTTTTTTCCCCAACCACAGAGAGCTACGTGGTTATACCCAAGTTAGCGTTTTAtcattcttaattttcttgttgtgtTATTTACTTACTCTACCGTTGCCCATACTTTCAAATTGTTGGCTTGAAGATATAGATATTTACTTCTAAGTTCCAATTAATATTCCTGTAGTTGGATACCAATAGCAGTTCATCAGTTAGTCACTATGTTTCGCTTGGTCCTTTGCttgattatttttcttgtgGCCACTTGGTTTGTTCTTTGTCTACATGGAACTTGCTGAAActcttttgattctcttcatACTAGCATGTTGCTCCCAATGATATTTTAAGATTTCATCCCACTGTCACTTTCATGTTGGCGTTGCTTATCATTTAGATTAGCTCAATAGCGCTAAGAAGTTGCCTTTATTTGGTGTGTGCTTACTGCTTACAGCTATTAGTTTTATGTTAGTTCTTGCTGGTCCACCTAACTTTAATGCTAATTTATTCATTTTGCAAAGTAGGGTATTGAGATGAAGATAGTTTCAACCACAGTTCTTTCTAATCTCTTCCAGACTTGCCACATGAGCTAGGAATATTAGAGTCATCTGGTGTACCCTACTTCCCCAAAAAAATTAGCTGTGAACACACACCAAATAAAGGACTTGCACTACTTTGTGAGGCACCCTCTTGGTGCCCTGTGATAATAAAGTTTCCTTTTCATTTAAGACGAAAGACTATAGCATAGTTTTGTGTTGCGCTTGTTTACCTTAAGAATATTGAAGTCTGGATTGGTCTAGGGTGGGAGTTAGAGCATATCCCCCAGTTGATGGGtttgtagattttttttctGTCAAATTCTGGTCTTCCTTAGTTTGTAAAAGTTCTTCTTGAGTCCATTAGTGTGAGCTTTGGCttctttgtaattctctcttTGCACCACCTTGGTGCCTCTATAAAAATTGaccatttcaaaaagaaaaaagagaacatTTCATGGGCCCTCGGGCATGGTCCATGGAACAATTATTTCTTTTCTGAATATTATAgcagtttttctttttgaatggagAATAATAGCATATTTACTTGATTTTAGCACTGCAATCACTTCATGGACTATTACGATCTTTTGAAATCAAATGCACCCTGCATCAAGAATAATTTGTTACCGGAAGACAACTTTATCCGTGCCCGGGAATTATGGGTCCTTTAAGTGCTTCCTCTCAATAACTGATTTTTATCATCTTAGAGCACTAGGTTTTAAGGGTAACCAAATCAGCGGTGTTTGAACCTCTTGTTACCctgctcttcctcttttttggttttaatccttttcattttagttttgtttctttgtggtCAACATTTTTTCCTGATATTTTATGAGCTTACAAAAGGGTAGACTTGGGTGTCGACTAAATCAGGTTGGTTCCCGCTGGCATTATTCAGGATAAAATTGCTAAATTTCTTCTATTAGGACTGCTAACTCATCCTGGACTCTAAGGCATGTTAAATTTCAATGACTCTCGAAAAGATTAGCTCCTTGTTTTAAAATTACATTTGGATAGATTTTAACTGTAAGCCAGCTCAGTTCTTTCTTCCAAAGTCCGAAGTGTAGTCTTTTTGAGAGTCCTTTCAATGCCTCCTTCGATCCTTTCCCttatcattttttatcacaGAGTCTATGGGTACGGTATTGGCTGAAACACGGACCTTCGCTTATATGTGGTCTTCCTTTACTTTTTCTGCCCATCCCTCTATATCGCTCTTAAATGGTCACAGGCGAGGTTGGTGCGAGTCTCGAGATTGATCTGATGGATATACGAGGTAGGGCGGATGTGGGGCCAATCTGTAAATGTTAAAAGCGGAGACTCAATGTCGAAGTGATGGAAGGGTTGAGGTGGAAATGATTGAAGGTCGTAGTCGAAGTGTGTTGCAAGATGTAGTAAGGATGTAGTTCTAGCAGTCATACCTGCGACCCTGCCGAGGAGGACTTAGACGATTTTCGGCCACTACGACCGACAAGAGTTAGACCTGTGTGTGGATCAATAGCTGGGAGCTGGCGTGGGATTTATGGGTTGGAGTGAGAGATCTATCATGATGTTGCATGGAGGGTATGAGCTTTTGTATGCAAAGCAATTCCAATGtaatgttggagaattttcaGCTTATTTATTATTTAGTGATAACTGAGGTCCAAGTTCTGATGCTATTGAATCAGAGTTGCTGTTCAACCATCCATCAGGGAAACAGAGTTAGTAGAATTTCTGGTTATTTGAACAATTGAACTTCACCATATTCTTATTGTACTATTGTACTGTGTACTGTGTACTGTGTACTGTTTTAAAGTTGTGGATAGTGTATTGTTTACATGCCATTGTTTAGTGGACTAGATGAAATGGATGCATATGAATTATGGGTACAAGCTTTTAATTGTATTGTATTGTGATTGTGGCTTAAAATTCATGTACTGCCTCTGCATGTGCTGCTCCTGTATGCAAGTTGAAAAGGTTGGAATCTTGTGATTGGTTAGGGattgaaagttgaaaacttGAGATGGTTCAGGGTGAGGGGGCGGCAACTTTTGTTTGTAATTACTGTTTAATATCACTTTATTGTGCTTTTGACGATCTTGTCATGAACTTTTATAGAATATTTAATATATTGAGGCATGGATTTCTTTTACATGATATGCTGCAGTTTGAACTACCCCAATTATGCGCTTTTGAAAGTAGATGCTAATTCGCTATCTTGCATCTTGTGCTTGTTACTGATTTTATTCGTTTCAAGTTGCCGAGGCTGTGACCAGAATGGTTAGAGTCATATTGTGCATTTAGTGAAATCTTTGTTCAGTGTGGAAAGTGTGCCTTGAGGCATCTTCAGGACCACACGCTATTGAATCTAGACTGAACCGTCTTTGTCGTGGCCAAAGTGAAACGGGGGAAAGAAAGTAAAAGGCGACCTGCAAGGCCTGCTGTGGTGGATCCTCTTCCATGGATTCATGAATGAGGCCATTCGGAGAAGGCGTGCTGTGTGGTGGAGCAGTCTCTCTCCGACCCACGCCCGCACGGCTGCAATTACATAGAAAAAATGGTGTTGGACAAAGCTTTAGGATTTAGAGATTGTAGAACAAGTGGAATGAGACATGATTCCATTTAGGGTGTTCTTGAACATTTTCAAAACTTATTACTGCTACtgctagtgtttttttttttttttttttaggtgaGGGTTGTGATTTGAAGGGGTGCCCACCTGAGTTAATGTGGTGGTAGTCCTCATATGACAATATGACATTGCTTGTTTGGCATGTATTTAATATACAGAATTTAGACTTGGAATGTTACAGATATGGAAAAGGATTTCTGTCTGAGTCAACATTGAGCGTAATCTTCTGACTGactggattttttttcttgaaatacCCTACCCTTGAGAAATCCTTGAGAAATCCTTGAGAAATTTGcttctcattagaatcgaacCTTTGATCTACATGtttaactcaatcgattgtcaactaAATAACCTCTCGTTGATAATTGACTTGATTCAATTGTAAGAAATTACTATTGGTTAAGAAGTTCCTCTTGGATTAAGGAAGCTCATTAGTCATTCctagaaaaaagaaaggaagctCATTCAATAAGAGGGGTCCCATGGCAGGGACATATCAACCATCGGAATAGTGGAACTGGTTCAAGTGTTTTTATCATACTTATTCTTCACTCAAAACATTTATTTTGGTAGGTAGTGAGGATCTCTGATGCAACCTGTCACCACTTGATGCTGCACCTCACCTGTGTTCTTTCATCTTGATCATCCACATATTACATGTTTTTATTGAATTCACCCGACCCGATAGTACCCATTTTTCGAACGTTCACTGATGGGTAGAGGTTTTCATTGTATCAATCTATCCTTATGTGATTCTTGTTGAAGTATATACTCGGGGGTGGAGGAAGAGCCCAAAGTGGACTCCTCCACTCATGGATAGAGAAGATGACCAAGGTTTCGCTATCCGCCGCTGAACTTATTCAAATTAAATGTGCACTATACAACTACATATGTAGTAGTGTGAGATGTTTGGTACTAGAACTAGTGTAGGCAAATGGCAATCATTCTTTATGCTTTTAGGTGTGGTGTGGACTTGGAGGACATTGTATGTCCCACAACCACATTTTATACTGCATCCTTTGACATAAAAGCATGAtccatcttttcttctttccccCATTTTCAAGTCTCTGAGAAAAGACTTGTCCAATGAAAGATGTAAAGAAGATGTCGTCAACAACTTTCACTATTGGAAGGGAAATGTCCAAGAAGAAAAGCAATGCAAATGTGCTACTATGACTTTAATTATGGGTACAGATTACAATATTAAATCTCAAGTGTTTTTGGAGGTTAAAGCTCTTTAAATTTGAACCTTCTTTTTTTGTGATCTCATAAGGGGAATAAAGgaaagctttgtttgaaatttcaaattctTCTGCCATGCCTGAATCATTTGGCCAAAGAATCCATCAATGCAGTATGAGAGCCAATATGACTCGTATGATTCAGTCCGGATACACATATTAGAGCAAGTGATAGCAATTTTTGCAATACAATGGGTAATATTATTAGAAGTTCTAGGAGAATATAAAAATCCGAGATTATATAAAATCGTTCGCGAGCTCCTAATTTCTTGAATCACATTGTTGTCCTCATTCTGATAGAGATTCGCTTGTTGAATATTTTCTACTGTTCCCTTCAAATCGTTAATGATCGTTGCATTCACTGGATTAGAAGAGGTAGCTAAATTGATTCACTTCTCTCATGACGTAAAGTTCTATGCTCTCAACTGGATGCAAGAGACACATTGGCATTTCCATTGCGACCACTAGTTTACCATAAAAAATTTGCACCACACACCGAACCGCAAACCAAGCACTGTTTTTGCATTCAATTGATCTTCCCTTGCTTGCCCTGTAGGCAGCGCCTCGAGAAAGaccataaacataaaaaataaaaataaaaaagccgCACCAACTATTAATataccacatcgaaagatgtgtaTATAGAATTAATACCCCTTTATTAAGGGCGATGCCTCCACTCTACAATAATGTTTTTGTCTATGtttaagtgagttgggtttaACTCACTTATTTAAGTCTAAAGAGAAAAAAGTTACGCGAACCCGATATATCCATAAGAATCAGACGatccaaaacggataatattattgttaTGAATGACTTTGGATTTACAACACCAACATTGACAAAAACCTCACTAGGCCCGGGAGGCACTAgtgatatttattatttttttcattattgttaTGAGAGTGAGAGGAGCAGTTTAGTCATTGGTGATTTAGTCAGTTTGAAAAGGCAGTGTCACGATCCATACATACGGGCGACGGTGTAatttccaaaacaaacaaaggGCATTCACGTAATCTCATAGAAAGCGAAATAATTTCGCGGATACAGGTATTTCGTGACTTCGATTCACACACATCTCGCACGTTTCCTCCGCTTCCTGTAATTAAATTTCGTCACTGTTTCTCACTGGAGAGAGCCTACGGACATTTATTTTCTCGGCAACCAAACAGAGCGGGGAATCAAGCAAACCACGAACAAAGCTTACTCTAAATGGCCTCACAGTTCTTTTGAAGCTTCTTCTTCGCGTTGATTCCAAAAATGGCTACTGCCGGTGCTGGTAGTTACAGAAACGCTAATCACAGGAACTCTCTCAACAACAAGGTGGACAAGAACTTGTCTGTGAACTCGAACCCCAAAACCTCTCTCAAGTCAAAGCCCTCACTCCGCAAGAGCGCCCCCGCCTCCCTCGGTGGCGCTGGAAAAGACGACTCCGGAGGTTATCCTTCTAtgttccttttgtttttctctgttTTACATTTGTTGAGACTTGAGATCGCAAATCGTGCGTTTTACTGTGTTTGGTTCTGATTTTTGTAATGTGAAAGCTGAATTGCTAATGAAGTTTCTTTGATAATTATGGAAGTAAGAAGTACTTAGTAAGGAAACTTGTTCTGAGTCTATCACGACTTCACAATCATCTATTGTTAGCATTAGATTTAATTTGTGGTATATATGAAGCGTTTTACTGGAATTTGCGTTGCTTGAATATAGTTGCGGGACGAGTTCGAGTGGCTGTAAGGTTACGACCACGTAATGCAGAGGAGAAGGTGGAAGATGCTGATTTTTCTGATTGTGTAGAATTACAACCAGAGGTTTCTCGGATCCTTATATgcattttcaattgtttctcatCTTCAAATGTTCTTTtcgtttatgtatatattttttttgggtttgttatGGTAATTTATAAATTGTTTCCTTGATTTTCAGATGCAAAGGTTGAAGCTAAGGAAAAACAACTGGGACTCAGATACTTATGAGTTTGATGAAGTGCTAACTGAGTTTGCCTCGCAAAAGCGTGTTTATGAAGTTGTTGCAAAGCCTGTCGTGGAGGTAATTTCTGCCTAACATTAACTTCTAATGTGAATCTTGTATTTTTTCAcattgatttttggattttaCTTGTGAAATCCTGGTGCATTAAGGTCACCTCTACACTGTTGAATTGTTGGTTCTTTATAGAAATAGTGCTTTTTGTCTTGGACAAACTATTTTTGTAATGTAATGATGATTGTCCAATCAAGATTTATTCCACGTGGACCTGGGTTCTCATGGTTGAATAGTATACCTAAACAAATAATTTCAGCATTTATCTAATGGTATAAGTATTTCATTATGCTAGCATGGTAAATGATGCAATGACATAAGGATCTAAGAGTTTTTGGATTAAATCAAGATAATATTCTGTATATTAAGGCAAGATCATTTCAAGGAGGCAGAGGAGGTCagtttaacaaaaaaaagagaagaaaaagaagttaaaagaaaaataatagtaTAAGTTGCAACCTTCATAATTAGACTTCTTGGACACATGATGACATACTAACTCTTCTGTCACCGTATTTTATGTGTATGAATTAGTGGAACTTATGGATTCTTAAGATAGAATTCTTGGTTTTATTGTACACCTAGGTTTATCTAGTAATGGTTTTGTGTTGCTTGTTCCTCTAATAATTCACTAACTTCATTCCATTTGAGAGACCTCTATCTTGGTGGAACCCTGCCTTGATAACACCCACCTTTGATAATTCATCTCACTTGACTAGGCTGCTGATTTCATTTTGTTCGAACTTCTTTGAATTTGAGCCAACCAGGGCAGATTCTTTGTCACTCGATTATATAACATGACAAGGCATCACTCTgattgttaatatttttttatgtgaatAGAGTAGCTATTTGTCAGGAATCTAATCCAATCTCTTCTGGATTGTACTCTTACACTGTCTTTTTGGTGCTTTTACTTCAGATGTTTATATCATAACATGCTCAGAATAAAATCTTGCATTAAATATTGAGCTTTTGAATGCTGTCTTGTTAATCTTGCCAATGGCTTCTCGATAAATAGTTATATAAAGAATGATATTCGTGGACTTGCTTAGTCTAGATTTTCTTGCAATCAATCTTTCATTGTCTCCTGTCTTTCCAACTCATGTACTCATTCATCATTGACTTCTGTAGAGTGTTTTGGATGGTTACAATGGGACTATCATGGCATATGGGCAGACTGGTACCGGTAAAACATATACTCTGGGACGGCTTGGGGAGGAAGACACAGCTGATCGTGGAATTATGGTCCGTGCTATGGAGGATATACTAGCCGATGTATCTCCAGAGACAGACTCTGTGTCAGTGTCCTATTTGCAGGTTGCAGCTTTAATTTTGGATCTCTGGTtcctaatttattattttcttcaatataCACCTTGTGGAATTTATCCTCCGTTCTAGGGTGTGGCTTCTTTGTCCTCCCCATGAACTTGAATGCTGATAAACATTTATGCTtagtacacacacacaaacaagaaATGTAATCCTTTCCTGCATTCTTAATGTGAATTGAAAATGTCACCTAACATTTTCGGCGATGTTGACAATAGAATA
This DNA window, taken from Tripterygium wilfordii isolate XIE 37 chromosome 20, ASM1340144v1, whole genome shotgun sequence, encodes the following:
- the LOC119987047 gene encoding zinc finger A20 and AN1 domain-containing stress-associated protein 1-like; the encoded protein is MGSEQNEGTSFPPAEPKLCVNGCGFFGTPSNMNLCSKCYRDLRAEEEREASAIAAVEKSFSFKAKESAVVDAVSLVDVEPAEPVTALAVVSSESSSSGGDQAPPKGPTRCVSCNKRVGLTGFKCKCGSTYCGMHRYPEQHECTFDYRTSGRDAIAKANPLVKADKVERF